GAATAAAGAACCCACGCAGTTAATAACCCACTGTTAATTTTGCTTTGTAGAAGTGAAATACGCTTCTTCAAAAACGCTGTTATATAATATCCTAAAAGGAACCGTTTACAAAGACAAGACAACCAGTGGGAAGTTAGAAAGCGCGGCGAATTTAAAGTGGAAGCTACCGAGGaccctccctccccctcccccctccccctcccccctgctGTTTGGGGCTATTTGAGAACTCTTCACTTTACTGGTTTTTCAATCTCAAGAAGGTTTTGTAGGTCGCCTGATTCGTCGTCGATTAGTCGACAAAGTTCCCGCCCTGGCTTAGTGCGACGGTAACAATTATTTATTTTGGGGCTGAGGTCAACTATTGAATATCGTTTGCCTCACTTCAGTTATCAGTCTAGGATCGATCGGTCAAGGGAGCAGAAGAGAACTTCTTTTCCCCCATCTGTTCGTTCATTTTACATCTCCTAACAGAGCACGTGGGCTGTATGACGTCGTTTGCATCGCAAACGTGAAATCCCAGTATCCTCACCTACAATATCAAAAATGCCATGTTACTCTtagtttgtccctccaaaattttgcaaaagcattgtttccagtttctcttgggaccatcatcagtcccaagagaaaataaaaacaatgctgacGCAAATTTCGTGGGACAAACTAGAGTATTGTGGTAAATTTGATATTGGCAGCGATATTGGCCGCTATAGCAGCTCGTACCCGCGGGTTTCCGCCCGAAAGAAAATGACGCGGTTCCTAAGCAACTGTGGAAAGTGTACTTTTCAAGAAAATTTGTGTTTTCGGTTCCTGATTCTTCCTAGCTCTTGAAAACAGATTTCAGATATCACCGAAGGACTGATGGAACGTCTGTAAATAACAATATTCGCACAGGATTTCAAAAAAGCGCGTTAAATGTCAAAGCTGCTTACACAGTAGACTTATGGAGGAGAAAGTGATGTTCGGTATAAATGGCATGGAAAAAAACGATACGGGAGCTCTTACCCctgaacagcaacaaaaactaAACGAGTTCAAGGTAAAGACGTTGTTATTGCAAAAGAGAAGAGTTTAAAACAATGATTTCagttccggccggaccaacactcagggtcttaaaaataactgaggagaaagtgttgcctttgtaactacatccgcaaatggttagcctttcaagtcttctcggataaggactgttaACCGTTGGCCCCGCCTCACAagtatcttctatgttcataaccttcctgtgggacgttaaagaacccacacactaatcgagaagagtaggggataaaattcccggtgttgtggctgtcctttgtgagtacatgggtgggtgggtatagcaggtccacatcagctgaatagctgccaagaCTTCAACCTCcttaaacaaataacaaacaaacaaaagttgttttttAAAGCTGACCAATGTCGTTTGTTGCTTTGACTGTGTAGATCTCATCAAGATTTCAAAACGAAAAGTACTTGAGAGAACATCCAGAGGTCTCGTGTCTCTTGAGTGGATTTTTAGGGTGAGTGTTCTTGTGTTCAATCTGAAGTTGTTAGAGTAAGAATATGCCATCACCGTGGAAAGATTGCACTGAAAAACTTGAAGTTTTAACTTGCCATGGTAATTTTGTAATTAATTCAAAATGTggatatttgaagtgcaggctatggctccaacaggatttgaacccatgacccctgCGATGCTGgggcaatgctctaccaactgaactacATTGcgtatgaagccacacagttgggagtaGGTCAAATtattgttgggctcatgtgttccggGGAAAGTACTTGATGAAataattgacctgctcccaactacGTCGCTTCATAGcttagggtgtgttcgattgactgtattccagAAAAGGAATTCATGGAATAGAAGtttgaaatcctttgtttttatggagattcacattaaaattgtcaaacaactgctaaaatgctattttaaacatatccttattatccttgttgcttcaaaatgccagATATAACGTTTTAAATTATCACTCCACATGTTCTTATTTCGGAAgagggtcaatcgaatgcacccttACTAATAGCCCTTTtgacggttagtttttctcatttgcatcacAATGtcatctagcatgtatgtgaggcgatttcgggctattttgtagttttaacccgaaattgcctcgcacccacgttagattacattgtaatgcaaatgagaaaaactaaccgtgaaaagggctattgaacAATAATTGTGCAATGTTAAACCAGTTATTGGTTTAACAGTTTGCACTGGCATGCGTTGCAGAGgacatgggttcaaatcctgttggcAATAATCTGTAGGATACTATCCATAATTTTTGAACATGCAACAGAGTCATGACATCTGAGTGTATGAATAACCAAGTTTGATCTTTTTTCAAATCTCTTGTTATAATATGTTTACAGAAGGCTGGTATGAAAAAATCTGTGAATCATTGCAAGTACTGAACAGACAAGAAATTTTCTGTGGGCTAGTCTGACTTCATACTTGTATGGCACTCATGGCCATGTTTGAACCTGTGCATCTTCCGTACCTGTCTTGGTAATGTTTGTTTAACGTGAACAACTCTAGAAATGTATTGCTTTGGGCCTGAGAAATTCAATTTAACTTTTGAACGTGTCTGCATGCACATTAAAAACCATGTCTAAATTTTGCCTGCTGGTTTTTGTAAAATCACTAAGGTTCCTCTTCtggtttaattttctttctttttggacaTGATTGATATCAAAATGTGGGAGCATTGATGGAGATACTGCAACTTGTTATAATTGCTGATGAATCATTGTTTTCATTGCCAGGAGTATTTTGCGAGAAAGACCA
The sequence above is a segment of the Montipora foliosa isolate CH-2021 chromosome 2, ASM3666993v2, whole genome shotgun sequence genome. Coding sequences within it:
- the LOC137992476 gene encoding RIIa domain-containing protein 1-like; the protein is MEEKVMFGINGMEKNDTGALTPEQQQKLNEFKISSRFQNEKYLREHPEVSCLLSGFLGSILRERPENVREFASNYFSDPQLASKVELQVTEFNNRVKRANRS